The proteins below are encoded in one region of Bosea sp. BIWAKO-01:
- a CDS encoding ATP-binding protein, producing MTTGSPDLNLETLLRIASALERLAPPARRAADLTTADAFVWHPAAADLAPVARVNRVELSLLRGVDRVRDTLAENTERFAHGLPANNVLLWGARGMGKSSLVKSVHADTNKRLAGKALPLKLIEIHREDIESLPALMAMLRQDKHRAIVFCDDLSFDGQDTSYKSLKAALDGGVEGRPDNVVFYATSNRRHLLPRDMMENERSTAINPGEAVEEKVSLSDRFGLWLGFHKCSQDEYLEMINGYVSHFGLAIAPDELRREALEWATTRGSRSGRTAWQYIQDLAGRLGQRLDG from the coding sequence ATGACCACCGGCTCTCCCGATCTGAACCTCGAAACCCTCCTCCGCATCGCCTCGGCGCTGGAGCGCCTCGCGCCGCCGGCGCGAAGGGCCGCGGACCTGACCACTGCCGACGCCTTCGTCTGGCATCCGGCGGCGGCGGACCTGGCTCCCGTCGCCAGGGTCAACCGGGTCGAACTCTCACTCCTGCGTGGCGTCGACCGGGTCCGGGACACGCTGGCGGAGAACACGGAGCGCTTCGCCCATGGACTGCCGGCCAACAACGTATTGCTCTGGGGGGCGCGCGGCATGGGCAAGTCGTCGCTGGTCAAGTCGGTGCATGCCGACACCAACAAGCGCCTCGCCGGCAAGGCCCTGCCCCTGAAACTGATCGAGATTCACCGCGAGGACATCGAGAGCCTACCGGCTCTGATGGCCATGCTGCGGCAGGACAAGCACCGCGCCATCGTCTTCTGCGACGATCTGTCCTTCGATGGGCAGGACACCTCCTACAAGTCGCTCAAGGCGGCGCTGGACGGTGGCGTCGAGGGGCGCCCCGACAATGTCGTGTTCTACGCCACCTCGAACCGGCGCCACCTGCTGCCGCGCGACATGATGGAGAACGAGCGCTCGACCGCGATCAACCCTGGCGAGGCCGTCGAGGAGAAGGTCTCGCTCTCGGACCGCTTCGGCCTCTGGCTCGGCTTCCACAAATGCAGCCAGGACGAGTACCTGGAGATGATCAACGGCTATGTCAGCCATTTCGGCTTGGCAATCGCGCCCGATGAGCTTCGCCGCGAAGCGCTGGAATGGGCGACCACACGCGGATCGCGTTCGGGGCGCACCGCCTGGCAGTACATCCAGGACCTGGCCGGCCGGCTTGGGCAACGGCTCGACGGCTGA
- the secD gene encoding protein translocase subunit SecD: MLRFQARKVIAVLLVLLFGCGLALPNLFSPETRKAIEQGAPSWIPRFLLPIHAVTLGLDLQGGSHVLLEIDRADLIKTQVTQLRDDMRRILREERIGFQGGIGLTARGVQVRVPEASDRAKLMPKLRELAQPVGTLGAFGPSGTQSIEVSEQPDGLVQLQLTEAGANERVRRAVEQAMEVLRRRVDALGTTEPNIQRQGLDRILVQVPGLQDPQRLKQILGDTAKLQFRMVADQNSGDVDMLPSQDAGGQLVPVSRQVIVEGEDLIDAQPAFDQRTSQPIVNFRFNIRGAQRFGQATTENLGRALAIVLDNKVISAPVIQSPITGGSGQISGNFTVESVNNLAILLRAGALPAKMTIVEERTVGPGLGQDSIQAGKMATLIATALVILYMVLTYGIFGVIASVALLVHVCLIFGLMSLLGATMTLPGIAGIVLTIGTAVDSNVLIYERMREESHMGRSLVSALEAGFQRAFATIIDSNVTMLIAAVALFSLGSGPVRGFAVVFILGILTTVITAVTLTRMLIALWYRWARPKALPF, translated from the coding sequence ATGCTTCGTTTCCAGGCCCGCAAGGTCATCGCGGTTCTCCTCGTCCTGCTCTTCGGTTGCGGGCTGGCTTTGCCGAACCTGTTTTCGCCCGAGACCCGAAAGGCGATCGAGCAGGGCGCCCCGTCCTGGATTCCGCGGTTCCTGCTGCCGATCCATGCCGTGACGCTCGGCCTCGATCTGCAGGGCGGCTCGCATGTTCTGCTTGAAATCGACAGGGCGGACCTGATCAAGACGCAGGTGACGCAGCTTCGCGACGATATGCGGCGAATCCTGCGCGAGGAGCGCATCGGCTTTCAGGGCGGTATCGGCCTGACTGCACGTGGCGTGCAGGTGCGTGTGCCGGAGGCGAGCGACCGTGCCAAGCTGATGCCGAAGCTTCGGGAGCTGGCGCAACCGGTCGGTACGCTCGGCGCTTTCGGCCCTTCGGGCACCCAGTCGATCGAGGTCTCCGAGCAGCCTGACGGCCTCGTTCAGCTCCAGCTGACCGAGGCGGGGGCCAATGAGCGCGTGCGTCGTGCCGTCGAGCAGGCCATGGAAGTGTTGCGTCGCCGCGTCGACGCGCTCGGCACGACAGAGCCGAACATCCAGCGCCAGGGACTTGATCGTATCCTCGTCCAGGTGCCGGGCCTGCAGGATCCGCAACGCCTTAAGCAGATCCTTGGCGACACAGCCAAGCTGCAGTTCCGCATGGTCGCCGACCAGAACAGCGGCGATGTCGACATGCTGCCGTCGCAGGATGCCGGCGGCCAGCTGGTGCCGGTGAGCCGTCAGGTCATCGTCGAGGGCGAAGACCTGATCGATGCGCAGCCCGCCTTCGACCAGCGCACCAGCCAGCCGATCGTCAATTTCCGCTTCAATATCCGTGGCGCCCAGCGCTTTGGTCAGGCAACGACCGAAAATCTCGGCCGGGCTCTGGCAATCGTGCTCGACAACAAGGTGATCTCGGCGCCGGTCATCCAGTCGCCGATTACCGGCGGCTCGGGCCAGATCTCGGGCAATTTCACGGTTGAGTCCGTGAACAACCTGGCGATCCTGCTGCGTGCCGGCGCCCTTCCTGCCAAGATGACGATCGTCGAGGAGCGCACGGTCGGCCCGGGCCTTGGCCAGGACTCGATCCAGGCGGGCAAGATGGCCACGCTGATCGCGACTGCGCTCGTGATTCTCTACATGGTCCTGACCTATGGGATCTTCGGGGTCATCGCGAGCGTGGCGCTGCTCGTCCATGTCTGCCTGATCTTCGGACTGATGTCCTTGCTCGGGGCAACCATGACATTGCCCGGCATCGCCGGCATCGTGCTCACCATTGGCACGGCGGTCGATTCCAACGTGCTGATCTATGAGCGCATGCGCGAGGAATCGCATATGGGCCGCTCCTTGGTCTCGGCGCTGGAGGCCGGGTTCCAGCGAGCCTTTGCGACCATCATCGACTCGAACGTCACCATGCTGATCGCAGCGGTTGCGCTGTTCTCGCTGGGGTCGGGACCGGTGCGCGGCTTCGCCGTGGTCTTCATCCTGGGCATTCTGACGACCGTGATCACGGCCGTGACGCTGACCAGAATGCTGATCGCGTTGTGGTACCGCTGGGCTCGGCCCAAAGCCCTTCCGTTCTGA
- the yajC gene encoding preprotein translocase subunit YajC, translated as MLMSFVPFVLIFVIMWFLIIRPQQKRVKTHQEMIKNVRRGDTVVTSGGIVAKVSKVIDDAEIEAEIADGVRVRLVKGMIQDVRSKSEPVKS; from the coding sequence ATGCTGATGAGCTTCGTTCCGTTCGTGCTGATCTTCGTGATCATGTGGTTCCTGATCATCCGTCCGCAGCAGAAGCGGGTGAAGACGCATCAGGAGATGATCAAGAACGTGCGGCGCGGTGACACGGTCGTGACCTCGGGCGGTATCGTGGCCAAGGTCTCGAAGGTGATCGACGACGCCGAGATCGAGGCCGAGATTGCCGATGGCGTTCGCGTCCGGCTGGTCAAGGGCATGATCCAGGACGTCCGCTCCAAGAGCGAGCCGGTCAAGAGCTGA